In a single window of the Candidatus Margulisiibacteriota bacterium genome:
- a CDS encoding pyridoxal-phosphate dependent enzyme, which yields MDKKIVLSEKDLPQKWYNVMAEFPGELPPPLNPGTGKPLGPQDLAPIFPMSLIMQEMSPDRWTEIPDDIRNVLKIWRPTPLVRALELEKALKTNSRIYFKNESVSVAGSHKLNTAIAQVYYNKTEGVKRIATETGAGQWGSSLAFACG from the coding sequence ATGGACAAAAAGATCGTTCTTTCGGAAAAAGACCTGCCGCAGAAATGGTATAACGTGATGGCCGAATTCCCGGGAGAACTTCCTCCTCCTTTAAATCCCGGGACCGGCAAACCGCTGGGACCGCAGGACCTTGCTCCGATATTCCCAATGTCGCTTATCATGCAGGAGATGAGCCCCGACAGGTGGACAGAGATACCTGACGATATCAGGAACGTTTTAAAGATCTGGAGACCGACGCCTCTTGTAAGGGCACTGGAACTTGAAAAAGCTCTCAAGACAAATTCAAGGATATACTTCAAGAATGAAAGTGTAAGCGTAGCCGGCAGCCATAAGCTTAATACGGCAATAGCCCAGGTCTATTACAATAAGACGGAAGGGGTAAAGAGGATAGCCACGGAAACAGGAGCGGGACAATGGGGCTCCTCCCTTGCCTTTGCGTGTGG